One Aquarana catesbeiana isolate 2022-GZ linkage group LG04, ASM4218655v1, whole genome shotgun sequence genomic region harbors:
- the ADIPOQ gene encoding adiponectin isoform X1 has protein sequence MLRIEWNAVRSPLHRRQNTGHEYSSDGIGISHLLGLYNPHVLSRTMLLLHSVCALLLLAPRYSSAEDDPTEPQRNPCANWMGGAPGYPGHNGLPGRDGKEGKDGEKGERGQPGVPGQKGEAGEHGPPGAEGPRGFPGARGEMGESPFLQRSAFSMGLTGRVPTPNVPIRFTKVFYNEQRHYDDSTGKFSCHVKGLYLFTYHLTVYIKDVKVGLYKNSKPIMFTFDQFQSNNVDQASGTILLHLDVGDEVWLQVYGDEFGGIYGDNLNDSSFSGILLYPSQTSN, from the exons ATGCTCCGTATAGAATGGAACGCGGTTAGAAGTCCATTGCACAGGAGACAGAACACTGGGCACGAATATTCATCGG ATGGTATAGGGATAAGTCACCTATTGGGTTTGTATAATCCTCATGTCCTCTCCAG GACAATGCTGCTTCTACATTCTGTGTGTGCTTTGCTTCTGTTGGCACCACGGTATTCTTCAGCTGAAGATGACCCAACAGAACCTCAGCGGAATCCCTGTGCCAACTGGATGGGTGGAGCACCTGGTTATCCAGGACACAATGGACTGCCAGGAAGGGATGGTAAAGAAGGGAAGGATGGAGAAAAAGGTGAAAGAGGACAGCCAG GTGTTCCTGGGCAAAAAGGAGAAGCTGGAGAGCACGGACCCCCAGGAGCAGAGGGCCCGCGGGGATTTCCAGGAGCCCGAGGGGAGATGGGGGAGAGCCCATTCTTACAACGTTCAGCTTTTAGTATGGGACTAACTGGCAGAGTTCCCACCCCAAATGTTCCTATCCGCTTCACCAAAGTCTTTTACAATGAGCAACGCCATTATGATGACAGCACAGGCAAGTTCAGCTGCCATGTTAAGGGCCTTTACTTGTTCACCTATCATCTGACTGTTTATATTAAGGATGTCAAGGTTGGGCTTTACAAGAATAGCAAGCCCATCATGTTCACCTTTGACCAGTTTCAGTCCAACAACGTAGACCAGGCTTCTGGCACCATCTTATTGCACCTGGAtgttggagatgaggtttggctgCAGGTTTATGGGGATGAATTTGGAGGCATCTATGGAGATAATCTCAATGACTCTTCTTTTTCAGGAATTCTGCTGTATCCAAGCCAGACCTCCAACTGA
- the ADIPOQ gene encoding adiponectin isoform X2: MLLLHSVCALLLLAPRYSSAEDDPTEPQRNPCANWMGGAPGYPGHNGLPGRDGKEGKDGEKGERGQPGVPGQKGEAGEHGPPGAEGPRGFPGARGEMGESPFLQRSAFSMGLTGRVPTPNVPIRFTKVFYNEQRHYDDSTGKFSCHVKGLYLFTYHLTVYIKDVKVGLYKNSKPIMFTFDQFQSNNVDQASGTILLHLDVGDEVWLQVYGDEFGGIYGDNLNDSSFSGILLYPSQTSN; encoded by the exons ATGCTGCTTCTACATTCTGTGTGTGCTTTGCTTCTGTTGGCACCACGGTATTCTTCAGCTGAAGATGACCCAACAGAACCTCAGCGGAATCCCTGTGCCAACTGGATGGGTGGAGCACCTGGTTATCCAGGACACAATGGACTGCCAGGAAGGGATGGTAAAGAAGGGAAGGATGGAGAAAAAGGTGAAAGAGGACAGCCAG GTGTTCCTGGGCAAAAAGGAGAAGCTGGAGAGCACGGACCCCCAGGAGCAGAGGGCCCGCGGGGATTTCCAGGAGCCCGAGGGGAGATGGGGGAGAGCCCATTCTTACAACGTTCAGCTTTTAGTATGGGACTAACTGGCAGAGTTCCCACCCCAAATGTTCCTATCCGCTTCACCAAAGTCTTTTACAATGAGCAACGCCATTATGATGACAGCACAGGCAAGTTCAGCTGCCATGTTAAGGGCCTTTACTTGTTCACCTATCATCTGACTGTTTATATTAAGGATGTCAAGGTTGGGCTTTACAAGAATAGCAAGCCCATCATGTTCACCTTTGACCAGTTTCAGTCCAACAACGTAGACCAGGCTTCTGGCACCATCTTATTGCACCTGGAtgttggagatgaggtttggctgCAGGTTTATGGGGATGAATTTGGAGGCATCTATGGAGATAATCTCAATGACTCTTCTTTTTCAGGAATTCTGCTGTATCCAAGCCAGACCTCCAACTGA